The DNA segment CATGGCTGCCCAGTGTTCCCAGGTCGGGGCTTCTCCCCCTTGGTACCGCTGACAGTTGGAACTGGACCCTTCTCTGTGGcagagctgtcctgtgcattgtaggatgtttagcggCATCCCAGGCCATGACCCACCCAATGCCAGTAGCACCTCTACCCCTAGCTGTGACAGCCAAACATGTCTCTACACACAGCCAGAGTGCCCCGTGCAGCGAGAGCCGCTGTCCTGCAGCGAAGAGGCTCTCCCTGCTCTGGCTCGAGGCCCTCCCGGCCAGCTGCCTCTCTTGGGCTTCTCTCTGCAAGCCTGCCCCAggcttcctctctcctcctgagTCATTTACAGTTTCCACCAGACTACTTACCTCCCAGGGCCGTTGCCTGGGCTGTTTACTCTGCCTAAAATctgtttctcttctcccttttcaCCCCTTCTACCAGTGGCCCAGGACTTAACCAGGATATCGTTCCTTTTGGGAAGCTGTCTCTGGACCCCCATGTCCCGCCACTGCCTGTTCCTCACCATCCCGTTTCACTTGGACGAGCCCCGAGGGTGTCAGGGACAATGCTTTAGAAGGATGGGACGTGGCCTGTGGCCTTCTGATCAGTGGGGAGGTAGCACGGTCCGCACTTTATCCCCGCTGCAATGCCAGTCCCACCTGTGCCCGTTGGAAGGGTGGTGTGAGCCCCCTGCCCCTTCCTTATCTGGGAGGGCCCTTTCTCTGGGCAGACGGGGAGGGTATTAATACTAACGCTCACAGAACGCCAGCTTTTGTTAATGCCATCTACCGTGCGTGACCTGTCAAACCCTCCCAGCCACCTTGGGAAGTAGTATTAGCAACAGCAtcaccccatttcacagatgaggaagcagaggctgagTGGTGAAGCTCCTCTCCCAAGCCCCCCGAGAGTCATGAGCTCTAAGCACCTGTGATGTACCTCACCCCTTACTGAGCCCCCTGGTGCCTCTATTCCTTGAGGCTACCTTGCAGACCTGGCATGATCATGACCCCCTTTCTACAGGTGGGAAAACAGGCTCAGCTGGGCAAACTACATGCCCAGCGCCATTCCATCTGCCTCATGAACTCTACCACCACCACTTTCCACACCCCCTCGGCCCCAGGAAAGCCGTGGGCTACCCTTGGGAATGTCTCAGGACCAGGGAGGGGCTTTGGATCGGGGCAGGAGTCTGCCCGCCATGGCCCTCCTTCCCCACGGCAGGGCCAGTTGTGTCCACTTACAGTGGCACTACTGGGTACAGCCTGCAGCACAGAGCATACCCTTCAGCCCCACGTGGATGGCTCACTAAAAAGGCAGCAGCAGCCACGCTGGCCTTGCAGGTGACCAGTAGACTCAGGGAGGGGCCGGGAAGCAAGAGACAGCAGCTCGCTCTGGCGCTAAGCCCCATCTGCCCTGTTCACATAGGAGCATGCTTCACCAGCCCATGAGGTGGGCAGGGGGTCACCATCCCGTTTCACAGGTGAGGAAGGGAGGCACAGGGAGGATAAAAGGGTTAGAAGGAAGGAATGTCCCCAGAGTGGTGACAGAATAAAAGATGACACCAAGCACTGGCAGGTTGTGGGGTCACTGGAACTCCTGTGCTCTGCGGTTGGGAGTGTAGCCGGGCATGGTCTCACAGGTAAATGGTCAGGCATTTTCTCCCAAAGCCGGGCAGCGGCATCTGCCccatgacccagaaattccattcctgggtatattTCCAACAGAACTCTGCATGCGCTAGGGGCCATGGcactgtatttatttacttttatttttttgagacaaggtcttgctctgtcggccaggctggaatgcaatggcacagtcacagctcactgcagcctccaagtcctgggctcaggtgatcctcccacctcagcctccaaagtagctaggactacaggcatgcaccatgatgcttggcttctctctctctctctctctctctctctctccctctctccctcttcttttccatagagatgaggtcttgctgtgttgcccaggctgatcttgagctcctgggctcaagcaatccttccacagtttcccaaagtgctgggattacaggtgtgagccacctcacccagcctgtgGCACTATTTCTATCagctagaaacaacccaaataccaTCAAGAATAGAAaggatgggccaggcacagtggctcatgcctgtaatcccagcactttgggaggccaacgcaggaggatcacttgagctcaggagtttgagactggcctggccaacatggcgcaaccccgtctctgtaaaaaatacaaaaattagccaggtatagggGCGCATAcctaggatcacttgagcctaggaggtcaaggctgtagtgagccatgattgcaccactgcactccagcctgggtgacagagcaagaccctgtctctaaaagaacaGAAAGGATGAACAGATTGAGGCATAGTCACACAATAAATACCATATAGCAATGAGACAGGCCAAACTACTCCCCACGCAGCCACCTGGATGACTCTCGCATAGTATGAAGTGACAGAAGCCAGGTGCAAATGAGTACATACTGTAGAATTCCATCTTACCACTTACACAAACCAGGCACAACCAGTCCGTGTTAGAAGTCAGGATAGTGGTTAGCGTGGTGTGCTTAGAGACTGGGAGGGGCCCGGGGATTAGCAATGTCCTGTCTCTTGGCCTGGGTGCCATAAAACAGTTGTGTTCCTTTTGTGAAAGTTCATCAGGCTTATGATGCAGGCAGTTCCCTGCACTTTACACTCAAattcaaagtttaaaaatgtagaaGGAATAAGGAATGAAATGAATGGGAAATGAGTGGAGGGGGAGGGACTCGTGAGCCCTGTGGGGAAAGGTAGGCGTGGCCTCCTGATGGACCCTCACACGCGCTTTCCTCCCGCAGGCGAGGCGGTGGCCAGCGCCATGCATTCCTCCCGCTACCCAAGCCCGGCAGAACTGGACGCCTATGCCGAGAAGGTGGCCAACAGCCCGCTGTCCATCAAGATCTTCCCCACCAACATCCGTGTGCCCCAGCACAAGCACCTCAGCCGCACAGTCAATGGCTATGACACCAGTGGCCAGCGCTACAGCCCCTACCCACAGCACACCACTGGCTACCAGGGCCTTCTGGCCATTGTCAAGGCCGCGGTTTCCTCCTCCAGCACGGCCGCACCAGCTGGGCCCGCCAAAAGTGTGCTCAAGAGCGCCGAGGGCAAGCGGACCAAGCTGTCACCGGCCGCCGTGCAGGTGGGCATTGCGCCCTACCCAGCGCCCAGCACTCTGGGGCCCTTGGCCTACCCCAAGCCACCTGAGGCGCCTGCTCCACCACCCGGCCTGCCTGCAGCCGCCACTGCCGCCTCCGTCATCcccctgccaggccggggcctgCCCCTGCCACCTTCCAACCTGCCCTCCATCCACAGCCTCCTCTACCAGCTCAACCAGCAGTGCCAGGCCCCGGGCGCCGCACCCCCTGCCTGCCAGGGCGTGGCTGTTCCCCATCCCAGCCCTGCCAAGCACGGCCCAGTGCCCAGCTTCCCGAGCATGGCCTACTCGGCCGCAGCCGGTCTGCCCGACTGCCGGAAAGGCACTGAGCTGGGCCAGGGAGCCACCCAAGCCTTGACGTTGGCTGGGGCCACCAAGCCTGCAGGGTACGCAGACAGCGGCCTGGATTACCTGCTGTGGCCGCAGaaaccacccccaccaccaccccagccaCTGCGTGCCTACAGTGGGAGCACGGTGGCCAGCAAGTCCCCCGAGGCTTGTGGGGGCCGGGCATATGAGCGGGCCAGCGGGTCACCCCTCAACTGTGGCGTGGGGCTGCCCACCAGCTTCACCGTGGGCCAGTACTTTGCAGCCCCCTGGAACAGTGTGCTGGTGACCCCCACCAGCGACTGCTACAACCCGGCGGCGGCAGTGGCAGTCACGGAGCTGGGGCCGGGGGCAGCCCGGGAGCTGGCTGGGCCTCCCGCAGATGCCCTCTCGGGCCTGCCCAGCAAGAGTGTGTGCAACACATCGGTGCTGAGCAGCAGCCTGCAGTCGCTGGAGTATCTCATCAATGACATCCGGCCACCCTGCATCAAGGAGCAGATGCTGGGCAAGGGCTATGAGACGGTGGCTGTGCCCCGGCTACTCGACCACCAGCATGCCCACATCCGCCTACCCGTCTACAGATAAGGCCTGCCCTGCGGATGCACGGACACGCAGACGGGGCGTGGAGCAGGGAGGCAGGTGGAAGAACAGGGTGGGCGGCTCACAGGGGCGCTCAGCCCCACCCTGTGCCTGCTGATGCCCACAGGGAAGCCAGGCTGGTTGCCGCCTTGCTGTGGCCGGATGGAGGGTGGCAGGGCAACCTCACATACCAAGGCCCCTCCCCACCATCGGTTGCCCCAGGACACAGGGAGGGCCTGGGGGCAGCCACTGACGCCCACGCCTTCCTTTaagctggcagaggcagggagagaaaAACCACTCGAAAACAAGAATGGTTCTTTCTGGGCCTTCTGGGACAGAGGCCCAGGCTAAGGTGGGGTGCAGGAAGAAACGGGCGCACCAGAGTCAGGGTGGGGGCAGAGCAGCCCCCAGGGGTCAGGCAGCTATGTTTCCCCACGCTGACTCCCCAGTATTCTGGAAAAGGGGCACAGGAGGCCGATAGGAAGTCACTGGGCCCAGAATGTCTCCCCACCAGCCAGGTGAAGACCACTCTGACAGAGGCCCCAGCGACTATACCAGTCCCCCTGTTcctcctccccttgcccccaccaTTCCTTGCTAACACAGAGTTGCACCCCATCCCCATTCTCCAAACCCTGGACTAccatcttcccccttctctccaATACATCTTATAGGGCTGCTGAGTACAGTTGTGCAAGCTGTGCACTGCACAAGGGCACCTTGTCCAAGGAGACACCACTTTCACCCAAACTTGTATATTTATTACAATTTTCTGCATCTTGAGGAAGGGGCGTCATTTTCCTGTTCGCACAAAGGCACCACAGGGGCTAACAATGGGCCTGCAATCTTAGATCCCATTCAGAGAGAACCGCCCTTGCCTTTGAGGGGTCTCTTGGGACCGTCCTGGTTTTAACTGGGAGGCCTAATCCAACTCCTTTCCTGCAAACCACCCTCCAAGGCCTGTCCCACACGATCAAGTGGGGGAAAGACAGGCAGGAGTCCCCTCATGAAGTCCCCAAGTCCTGGCCCCTCTGGCGCTCTGGAAGCGGTACTGTATCTCTCTCCAAGGCCTGTTCAAGCACTAAGTGCATTTACAAATCTctgagaatgttttttttttatactaAAATTGACCATTATATTCTACTGTGAGAAGTGCAGTCTGcactatattgttttaaaaacgaagagaaagaaaaaaaaaggaaaacacagatgGTGCCTCAGCTGTCGGGTTGCTTTCGTAGCTCTTGTTttcgttttctttcttcctccccttaGGAGTGAAAGGGGCTGTCTCCTCCCAGCTGACCAGGCTTGCAGCCCAGGAGGGAAGCGGGCCAGGAACCTCCGGGTACCTCCTGTGCGTGGGGCATTCCGCACTCAGTGCTTCCCCTCTTCCAGCTCTTTCAAGATGGACATTGTCATTTAGCACACAGGCTGATGGCCGCTAGGTCACGGCCAGCGATCCATCCCCACAGCAGCAGAGACAGAACCAAACGGGGCCCTCTTCCTCATTCCCTCGATGGTGGTCTCGAGGGGGCATCTCCCCTCCACAATTTATTCCCAGCTCTTCCTCTGTACCTGGCATGCTCCAAGGGGCCATGGTGGCAGTGGGGCTGGGGACAGGCCACAGTGGCTAGGCAGCAGCCATCTCCATGGCCAACTACATCTCAGCCAGGCCAGACACCCCAGTGCCCACCCACCCCCTGCTGTGGTGCCCAGGGATTTGCAGGAGACCACCCCCGCCCCAGGGAGCTCAGCATTTATTAGGCCCTGGCTGTGGACCAGGCATCTTCCTACATACTGTATCTTGCCAGAGCCCCACAACACCCTTGCGGGGGGGAGGCGTTCTAGAGGAGAAAACTAAGACTTGAAGCAATCTGTgcgaggtcacacagcaaatctGTGGGAAGCTGGGGTTCAAACCTCACAACATGGACTCTTCCCTGTGTCCCATTCCTGCCTTCGCCTCCTCCCATCTCTTCTCCCCCAGCCTCCTAACCCAATATTAGGGCCGGAGAACTGGAGAGCTCCCAGCTAAGGCAGGCCTCCCCTCCCATTCACAGAGCCCTGCTAGGGTGGCTGGCAATGGTGAAGTCCAGGGCAGAGATGGGGCAGAGGGGACGCCTTGGATTTGACTCTGCGGTGGGTGGTCCACCTCCCTGAGACCAGGCATCGAAGTCAGGCAGCACATACTACCCAgtccacagaagaggaaacagaggctccGAGAGGAAGGGACCGTGTCCGGCAGGGGGGACCCGGGCCTTTCTGCACTGGGTCAATGAGCCAAGCACATCACCCCAGCCCCTGGGGAGCAGGAGCCGGGCCCAGCTGGGTGAGGAGCTGGGAAAGGCAGAGCTGCGTGAAAGGCTGCCGGGAATCATCACAAATAGGACACAACTAGTATAAATGGCAATCGACAGAGTGCTTTTCTGATCTCACTAGAGTCTATCAGGTAGGTGATAAAATCAtgcccattttacatatgaggacaCAACCTGACCAACGGCCACAAGGATGTTGAGAGGGAGCGAGGCGTTCTGGCTGcaagccccacccccacccccattcaTAATCAAAGCCCGCCTGGGGGCATCCGGAACCCAGAGGAGCCCGGACAGGGCAAGCCCAGCAGGCCTGGCCTCTGCAGTGGGCTAGACTTGGGTTCCAGTCCTGACAATGCCACCGTGAGTGACCCTAACCAATCCATTTCCCAAGGGGGCGGCACCAGAACCAGAGATGGAATTCAAGCAGACAAAAGCAGTGTCAGCACTCGGGAGGGAGCAGGGCAGGAAACCAAGGTCTAGGGCCAGGTGTTGCATTGGGAGATGGCCTATGGCTTAGCTGTTCCCAGTCGTCACCACTGGGGCCACCCAAGGACCAACTTGGTCACCCAGGTCCCCATGTCCTTGGTCAACCGCCAGGCGTACCCACACTGGGGCATCAGGAGAGGGGAACCGGGAGAGGCTGGAGCCACTCTCCATGCCGGGTCTCTCACATTTGGATATCAGGGCAAAGGACGCACCCGCTATCCTGGAAAAATCTCATCCTCCGCAGGGTGGGGTCTGTGCGCGGGGCATGTGGGGGCACACGGCACAGTCCAGGTCTGGGCCCAGGAATGCAGCTGGGGCTCTAGCCCTGACTCCCTGTGcctccttgggcctcagtttccccatctaggAACTGggctggctggtctcaaagtgCCCTCTGGTGGCCATTCTAGCATGGTTTCTTTATACAATCAATCAGCTTTGATTACCACATTGACGGGGGAGGACAGGTGACCAAAGCATTGCTATCACTGCTACAATTACCGAGATCCCACACTTACTACAGGCAGACCAGATACCAGGCTCAGGGCTAAACATTACTTGGTTCTCACAACCACTTGGCGCAACAGGTGCATGCACTCACATTACAGACAAGGTTAGTGAGACCCACAGGGCAATCactttgcccaaagtcacacagctgaggATAAAGAATGACGAAGTGGCTGGGATAGAACACAGGCCTGTCTGATTTTGAGTCTGAGTTCCCAGCCGCAACCCTTTGCAGAGAATAGAAAACAACTTGTCAACCGCCAAATGTGGCCAATTTGGCTCCAGAACCCAGGCCCAGCCTTGGGTCCCAGAGCCCCAACTGCCCAGACGTCCCGGTGGctgagggagacagagaggagaagCCACCATTTCATCCAGGCCCCAGGTGGGAGCTGCAGTCCTTCTCTAGGTCTCTGTTCTGACACTAgaatccttctctctctctttagctgtCCTGGGCTCACACCCTTTACCACAGAGCTGTCTAATATGGTAGCCAGGTGTGCAGAAAACCTCGGCTATCACTTCCTGTCATAGCGACCATTAGAAGACCACCCCAGGT comes from the Macaca mulatta isolate MMU2019108-1 chromosome 11, T2T-MMU8v2.0, whole genome shotgun sequence genome and includes:
- the FAM222A gene encoding protein FAM222A isoform X3 yields the protein MHSSRYPSPAELDAYAEKVANSPLSIKIFPTNIRVPQHKHLSRTVNGYDTSGQRYSPYPQHTTGYQGLLAIVKAAVSSSSTAAPAGPAKSVLKSAEGKRTKLSPAAVQVGIAPYPAPSTLGPLAYPKPPEAPAPPPGLPAAATAASVIPLPGRGLPLPPSNLPSIHSLLYQLNQQCQAPGAAPPACQGVAVPHPSPAKHGPVPSFPSMAYSAAAGLPDCRKGTELGQGATQALTLAGATKPAGYADSGLDYLLWPQKPPPPPPQPLRAYSGSTVASKSPEACGGRAYERASGSPLNCGVGLPTSFTVGQYFAAPWNSVLVTPTSDCYNPAAAVAVTELGPGAARELAGPPADALSGLPSKSVCNTSVLSSSLQSLEYLINDIRPPCIKEQMLGKGYETVAVPRLLDHQHAHIRLPVYR
- the FAM222A gene encoding protein FAM222A isoform X2, translated to MPFTPEDVHPPWPCRKVGEAVASAMHSSRYPSPAELDAYAEKVANSPLSIKIFPTNIRVPQHKHLSRTVNGYDTSGQRYSPYPQHTTGYQGLLAIVKAAVSSSSTAAPAGPAKSVLKSAEGKRTKLSPAAVQVGIAPYPAPSTLGPLAYPKPPEAPAPPPGLPAAATAASVIPLPGRGLPLPPSNLPSIHSLLYQLNQQCQAPGAAPPACQGVAVPHPSPAKHGPVPSFPSMAYSAAAGLPDCRKGTELGQGATQALTLAGATKPAGYADSGLDYLLWPQKPPPPPPQPLRAYSGSTVASKSPEACGGRAYERASGSPLNCGVGLPTSFTVGQYFAAPWNSVLVTPTSDCYNPAAAVAVTELGPGAARELAGPPADALSGLPSKSVCNTSVLSSSLQSLEYLINDIRPPCIKEQMLGKGYETVAVPRLLDHQHAHIRLPVYR
- the FAM222A gene encoding protein FAM222A, producing the protein MLACLQRTQNPPGQHLARPSKSLELRKCEAVASAMHSSRYPSPAELDAYAEKVANSPLSIKIFPTNIRVPQHKHLSRTVNGYDTSGQRYSPYPQHTTGYQGLLAIVKAAVSSSSTAAPAGPAKSVLKSAEGKRTKLSPAAVQVGIAPYPAPSTLGPLAYPKPPEAPAPPPGLPAAATAASVIPLPGRGLPLPPSNLPSIHSLLYQLNQQCQAPGAAPPACQGVAVPHPSPAKHGPVPSFPSMAYSAAAGLPDCRKGTELGQGATQALTLAGATKPAGYADSGLDYLLWPQKPPPPPPQPLRAYSGSTVASKSPEACGGRAYERASGSPLNCGVGLPTSFTVGQYFAAPWNSVLVTPTSDCYNPAAAVAVTELGPGAARELAGPPADALSGLPSKSVCNTSVLSSSLQSLEYLINDIRPPCIKEQMLGKGYETVAVPRLLDHQHAHIRLPVYR